In the Streptomyces sp. cg36 genome, one interval contains:
- a CDS encoding discoidin domain-containing protein codes for MKRTLLAGMALGCLLAVGTAPILPAPSAAAADGAHSAPLNIAPAVVPAPQQWSAGTGRVALTARSRIVTPPDASVQLKQTAHQLGLDTEELVALRLETATGAPEPGDVTLRIDPSAHFGNVLPQLKQEAYRLDVNAGRVTITAGGQPGAVNGAHTLLQALVSSPDRRSVPVGTAVDYPNYAVRGFMLDVGRRYFTPEFLRSYIRWMGYQKLNTLQIHLNDNEIGAPGGDWSKAQSAFRLRTDNPAFAGLAAPDGSYTKADWDSFEDTAAAAGVTLIPEIDAPAHAAAFTKFRPDIGLRGGNSDHLDLGNPAATTFMKSVYSEFAPWFRGPSLHIGADEYEGKLVDQYKTYINTIATYVRSLGKKVHVWGSFNMMSGGGAGYDPDLTVNSWNNGWYGPQQAIDDGYDVINSNDDLLYVIPHASNDHGYGLDGRQIFESWEPHVFPRGKCLTPQQPHLLGAMPAVWNDLVHTPYTEIEVHGMVEKSMAALAQKMWSGTKAGTDYQAFLNTVRGVGQGPGTSFLPDTLGSNSVSADLARGRTTTASSVESLRFQASNATDGITETRWSSARTDDASLTVDLGSVRRIASATLIWEAAYAKDYDLQVSVNGTDWTTVARRRGLTGPTTEKLSFPAVDARHVRMQGITRGTAYGYSLHELEVWGAGDLAAGRPATSSSDETAGLTADRAFDNNGTTRWSSGRSDDQWLQVDLGSVQTVTEATVVWEAAFAKDYDLEVSTNGTHWTTVASRRNRTSPDADDLHFPPTSARYVRMQGIERGTPYGYSIYELRLN; via the coding sequence GTGAAACGCACCCTCCTGGCCGGCATGGCGCTCGGCTGTCTGCTGGCCGTCGGCACGGCCCCGATACTTCCCGCACCGTCGGCTGCGGCCGCCGACGGCGCCCACTCCGCCCCGCTCAATATCGCTCCCGCCGTCGTACCCGCGCCCCAGCAGTGGAGCGCCGGTACGGGGAGGGTCGCCCTGACCGCGAGAAGCCGCATCGTCACCCCGCCGGACGCCTCGGTCCAGCTCAAGCAGACAGCACACCAACTAGGTCTAGACACCGAGGAGTTGGTGGCTCTTCGGCTGGAGACGGCCACCGGAGCGCCTGAACCGGGTGACGTCACACTGAGGATCGACCCGTCCGCGCACTTCGGCAACGTGCTGCCCCAGCTCAAGCAGGAGGCGTACCGGCTCGACGTCAACGCGGGGCGGGTGACCATTACGGCAGGCGGTCAACCGGGTGCCGTCAATGGCGCCCACACCCTCCTGCAGGCCCTGGTGAGCTCGCCCGACCGGCGCAGCGTGCCCGTGGGGACAGCGGTCGACTACCCGAACTACGCCGTGCGCGGATTCATGCTGGACGTCGGGCGCCGGTACTTCACACCGGAGTTCTTGCGCTCCTACATCCGCTGGATGGGCTATCAAAAGCTCAACACTCTCCAGATCCACCTCAACGACAACGAGATCGGCGCGCCCGGCGGTGACTGGTCGAAGGCACAGTCCGCGTTCCGCCTTCGGACGGACAACCCGGCCTTCGCCGGTCTGGCTGCCCCGGACGGGTCCTACACCAAGGCCGACTGGGACTCTTTCGAGGACACCGCCGCAGCCGCCGGTGTCACGCTGATTCCGGAAATCGACGCACCCGCCCACGCGGCGGCGTTCACTAAGTTCCGGCCGGACATCGGACTCAGGGGCGGCAACTCCGATCACCTCGATCTGGGCAATCCGGCCGCCACCACCTTCATGAAGTCGGTCTACTCCGAGTTCGCCCCCTGGTTCCGCGGCCCCAGTCTCCACATCGGCGCCGACGAGTACGAGGGCAAGCTCGTCGACCAGTACAAGACGTACATCAACACCATCGCTACCTACGTGCGCAGCCTTGGCAAGAAGGTCCACGTATGGGGCAGCTTCAACATGATGTCCGGCGGCGGCGCGGGCTACGACCCCGATCTGACCGTCAACAGTTGGAACAACGGCTGGTACGGTCCCCAGCAGGCCATCGACGACGGCTACGACGTCATCAACTCCAACGACGACTTGCTGTACGTCATCCCGCACGCGAGCAACGACCACGGTTACGGCCTCGACGGCCGGCAGATCTTCGAATCGTGGGAGCCGCACGTCTTCCCGCGCGGCAAGTGCCTCACCCCCCAGCAGCCGCACTTGCTGGGAGCCATGCCGGCCGTCTGGAACGACCTGGTGCACACCCCGTACACCGAGATCGAAGTGCACGGCATGGTGGAGAAGAGCATGGCCGCCCTTGCCCAGAAGATGTGGTCGGGTACCAAGGCCGGTACCGACTACCAGGCGTTCTTGAACACGGTGCGCGGCGTCGGCCAGGGCCCCGGCACCAGTTTCCTGCCCGACACCCTCGGCTCCAACAGCGTGAGCGCGGACCTGGCTCGCGGGCGCACCACCACGGCCTCCTCTGTGGAGTCCCTGCGCTTCCAGGCATCCAACGCCACCGACGGCATCACAGAGACCCGCTGGTCCAGCGCCCGCACCGACGACGCCTCCCTGACGGTGGACCTCGGTTCGGTCCGCAGGATCGCCTCGGCCACGCTCATCTGGGAGGCCGCCTACGCCAAGGACTACGACCTCCAGGTCTCCGTCAACGGCACCGACTGGACCACCGTGGCCCGCCGCCGCGGCCTCACCGGGCCGACGACGGAGAAACTCTCCTTCCCGGCCGTCGACGCCCGCCACGTCAGGATGCAAGGCATCACACGCGGCACGGCATACGGATACTCGCTCCACGAGCTGGAGGTGTGGGGCGCCGGCGATCTGGCCGCAGGCAGGCCGGCCACGTCCTCGTCCGACGAGACCGCCGGCCTCACCGCCGACCGTGCCTTCGACAACAACGGCACCACGCGCTGGTCGAGCGGTCGCAGCGACGACCAGTGGCTGCAGGTCGACCTGGGATCCGTACAGACCGTCACCGAGGCGACCGTGGTGTGGGAGGCCGCCTTCGCGAAGGACTACGACCTTGAGGTTTCCACGAACGGTACGCACTGGACCACCGTTGCGAGCCGGCGCAACCGAACCTCCCCCGACGCTGACGACTTGCACTTTCCCCCGACCAGCGCCCGCTACGTCAGGATGCAGGGCATCGAACGCGGCACCCCCTACGGATACTCGATCTACGAACTCCGCCTGAACTGA
- a CDS encoding histidine kinase, whose translation MDLSMARTHALRSARAAGYCATASARGLALVILVPVLLYSAVLCLVGVGLLVLPLELRLLRRLADAERARLGRWAATPPAPAGPHARSTLVAVLSDPATRHDLRWAPCMAVAGTLLGLIGTALFLFPAAVLVLVALWWVFPADEPIKVMMNIPIDGWGSALYVGVPQLLLSLLLALLGPPLIARLVAASSRRLLTASAAVVLAERVAALDRTRTGAIKAHGDELRRIERDLHDGTQARLVSLAMQLGLAERTLGSNPEAVGPLLTRAREGAEEAMAELRDLLRSVYPPVLADRGLAGALSAVVARCPVPATAHLGELDDIPAQVEVAVYFAITEALTNTAKHSQARTASVTLAKAGDTLRAEVTDDGRGGAAEGRGTGLRGMRRRIEAVDGVLRVQSPPGGPTVITVECPCAS comes from the coding sequence ATGGACCTGTCAATGGCGCGTACGCACGCGCTGCGCTCCGCCCGGGCCGCCGGATACTGCGCCACCGCGTCCGCCCGCGGCCTGGCCCTGGTCATACTGGTACCCGTACTCCTGTACTCGGCCGTGCTCTGCCTCGTCGGCGTGGGCCTGCTCGTCCTGCCGCTCGAACTCCGGCTGCTGCGCCGCCTGGCCGACGCCGAGCGCGCCCGCCTGGGCCGCTGGGCGGCGACACCCCCAGCGCCAGCCGGGCCGCACGCGCGAAGCACCCTGGTGGCCGTGCTGTCGGACCCGGCAACCCGCCACGACCTGCGCTGGGCACCCTGCATGGCGGTCGCCGGCACCCTGCTCGGGCTCATCGGCACGGCGCTCTTCCTTTTCCCCGCCGCCGTGCTCGTCCTCGTCGCACTGTGGTGGGTGTTCCCCGCGGACGAGCCGATCAAGGTGATGATGAACATCCCGATCGACGGCTGGGGATCCGCGTTGTACGTCGGCGTGCCCCAGCTCCTCCTCAGCCTGCTGCTCGCCCTCCTCGGCCCGCCCCTGATCGCCCGGCTGGTGGCGGCATCCAGCCGGCGGCTGCTCACCGCCTCGGCCGCCGTGGTCCTCGCCGAACGCGTGGCGGCCCTGGACCGTACGCGCACCGGGGCGATCAAGGCGCACGGCGACGAGCTGCGTCGCATCGAACGCGACCTGCACGACGGCACCCAGGCCCGCCTGGTCTCCCTCGCCATGCAACTCGGCCTCGCCGAACGGACCCTCGGCTCCAATCCCGAGGCCGTGGGCCCGCTGCTGACCCGGGCGCGAGAAGGCGCCGAGGAGGCGATGGCCGAACTGCGTGACCTCCTGCGGTCCGTCTACCCGCCGGTGCTCGCCGACCGGGGCCTGGCCGGGGCGCTCTCGGCCGTCGTCGCCCGCTGCCCGGTACCCGCCACCGCCCACCTCGGCGAACTGGACGACATACCGGCGCAGGTCGAGGTCGCCGTGTACTTCGCCATCACCGAGGCCCTCACCAACACGGCCAAGCACAGCCAGGCCCGCACCGCATCGGTCACCCTGGCCAAGGCCGGTGACACGCTCCGCGCGGAAGTCACCGACGACGGCCGGGGCGGGGCGGCCGAGGGCCGCGGCACCGGACTGCGCGGCATGCGCCGGCGCATCGAGGCGGTCGACGGCGTACTGCGGGTGCAGAGCCCTCCCGGCGGCCCCACCGTCATCACCGTGGAGTGCCCGTGCGCATCCTGA
- a CDS encoding DUF4190 domain-containing protein has product MNTQGIQMPPQRTASANGLARVARVLGIVGLSTSVFFIGGLIGVIGLILGLIALATGRRTGTGRGKAVTAVVTSAVAITVSVLAAVLFLWYADKTQDCYRPDSFQQYKQCVRQQLTEN; this is encoded by the coding sequence ATGAACACGCAAGGAATCCAGATGCCGCCGCAGCGCACGGCATCGGCCAACGGTCTGGCCCGGGTGGCCAGGGTGCTCGGGATCGTCGGCCTGAGCACGTCCGTCTTCTTCATCGGCGGCCTGATCGGCGTCATCGGCCTGATCCTGGGCCTGATCGCCTTGGCCACGGGCCGACGGACCGGTACCGGCCGTGGCAAAGCCGTCACCGCCGTGGTGACGTCGGCCGTCGCGATCACCGTCTCCGTCCTGGCCGCCGTCCTCTTCCTCTGGTACGCCGACAAAACGCAGGACTGCTACCGGCCCGACAGCTTCCAGCAGTACAAGCAGTGCGTCCGCCAGCAGCTCACCGAGAACTGA
- a CDS encoding TetR/AcrR family transcriptional regulator, translating into MGKREEVRRQTFAEILEAAGRMAEAEGWRAVTIRKVAAEIGYSAPVIYQHFPSKEALLHTLLERANGELAQRMRAAVADEPASRGPHLAAAAYLEFARSQPGLYQLVSGAPGTDVDASARRTAAADVIAFTRQLIGAWAAETAAEPVSVEDACDLLWGTLHGLAGIGSIEDVGFDRTLRLADQAVSALLGYWSAPTATPRSPEQTAKGEK; encoded by the coding sequence GTGGGGAAGCGGGAAGAGGTACGTCGGCAAACGTTCGCCGAGATCCTGGAGGCAGCGGGCCGGATGGCCGAGGCCGAGGGCTGGCGGGCCGTGACCATCCGGAAGGTCGCTGCCGAGATCGGCTACAGCGCGCCGGTGATCTACCAGCACTTTCCGAGCAAGGAGGCCCTCCTGCACACGCTGCTGGAGCGGGCCAACGGCGAGTTGGCGCAACGGATGCGAGCCGCGGTGGCCGATGAGCCGGCGTCGCGGGGCCCGCACCTGGCGGCAGCCGCGTACCTGGAGTTCGCCAGGTCACAGCCGGGCCTGTACCAGCTCGTGTCGGGGGCGCCGGGCACGGACGTCGATGCCTCCGCCCGCCGCACCGCCGCCGCCGACGTGATCGCCTTCACCAGGCAGTTGATCGGCGCGTGGGCGGCCGAGACCGCAGCCGAACCTGTCAGCGTCGAGGACGCCTGCGACCTGTTGTGGGGCACGCTGCACGGCCTCGCGGGCATCGGGTCGATCGAGGACGTCGGCTTCGACCGCACTCTTCGCCTGGCCGACCAAGCGGTGAGCGCACTGCTCGGCTACTGGTCAGCCCCGACCGCGACACCCCGAAGCCCCGAGCAGACCGCCAAGGGAGAGAAATGA
- a CDS encoding Dabb family protein: protein MIYHHNRFTFKATATAEQREAALASLRNQGESIDAVTRYVVGRDIGGEFEYGAVFVLQDLDGYWEYLMAPSHAHTDRIGLPLLESFVSYDTTDSDDPDIARKITDLHTRRYAGDPALTELVANLPSYTGSGAPTPANPGSAYQPTEPLSP from the coding sequence ATGATCTACCACCACAACCGCTTCACCTTCAAGGCGACCGCCACCGCCGAGCAGCGCGAGGCAGCACTCGCCAGCCTGCGCAATCAGGGCGAGTCGATCGACGCGGTCACACGTTACGTAGTCGGCAGGGACATCGGCGGCGAGTTCGAGTACGGTGCCGTCTTCGTTCTCCAGGATCTCGACGGCTACTGGGAGTACCTGATGGCCCCCTCCCACGCCCACACCGACCGCATCGGCCTGCCGCTGCTGGAGTCCTTCGTCTCCTACGACACCACCGACAGCGACGACCCCGACATCGCCCGCAAGATCACCGACCTGCACACGCGGCGCTATGCCGGCGACCCGGCTCTCACCGAGCTGGTGGCCAACCTCCCTTCCTACACCGGCAGCGGCGCACCGACCCCCGCCAACCCAGGCAGCGCATACCAGCCCACCGAGCCCCTCAGCCCGTGA
- a CDS encoding ABC transporter substrate-binding protein, protein MNTTSLPSQTGHADGSSVRLGALVPLTRPGWVETGRHLLAGLDLAVREVNDAGGIDGRPLELVVRDTAADPERAAAAVDELAGLGVAAVAGEYHSVVARAAATRADALGVPFLCSSAVLDALTEEPTQWVARLAPAQSRGWAIYADFLLRTGRSRIAVATQPSAYWASGARILRDRLVPRGGTVLELDANTLTPEALCDKLVDHGATALLLLVGHPEPAVPIVEAVRGDRRLAQILIGAPAGQPEFAEWDAALGQDGAGIPFLRYLPERLGPLGQRVGRELRERLGAAPSFVAFEGWDTVTVLAAVLRSHGTNRAAIAESWPRVAVEGTRGPIRFSRTPGISVWQWAWPSIHVVDRDPAEPDRFRVLHTGQESAGVRRPLPGLAGRSHPPSHESPC, encoded by the coding sequence ATGAACACGACATCATTGCCGTCCCAGACGGGGCATGCAGACGGGTCGTCCGTACGCCTGGGTGCTCTCGTCCCGCTGACGCGGCCCGGCTGGGTCGAGACGGGCCGGCACTTGCTCGCCGGTCTCGATCTGGCCGTTCGCGAGGTCAACGATGCCGGCGGGATCGACGGCAGACCACTGGAGCTGGTGGTCCGGGACACGGCAGCTGATCCGGAGCGGGCGGCGGCGGCCGTGGACGAGCTGGCCGGCCTGGGCGTGGCCGCGGTGGCGGGCGAGTACCACAGCGTCGTCGCCCGCGCCGCCGCCACCCGGGCCGACGCTCTCGGCGTGCCGTTCCTGTGTTCGTCCGCGGTGCTCGACGCGCTCACCGAGGAGCCAACGCAGTGGGTCGCGCGCCTGGCCCCGGCGCAGTCGCGCGGCTGGGCGATCTATGCGGACTTCCTCCTCCGTACGGGCCGGAGCCGGATCGCCGTGGCGACCCAGCCGAGCGCCTACTGGGCTTCGGGGGCCCGGATCCTGCGGGACCGGCTCGTGCCCCGCGGTGGCACCGTCCTCGAACTCGACGCGAACACGCTGACCCCCGAGGCCCTGTGTGACAAGCTCGTCGATCACGGTGCGACAGCGCTCCTGCTGCTGGTGGGCCATCCAGAGCCAGCGGTGCCGATCGTCGAGGCTGTCCGCGGCGACCGTCGGCTCGCGCAGATCCTGATCGGTGCTCCGGCCGGGCAACCGGAGTTCGCCGAATGGGACGCCGCGCTGGGCCAGGACGGCGCCGGGATTCCGTTCTTGCGCTACCTGCCCGAGCGCCTCGGTCCGCTCGGCCAACGCGTCGGCAGAGAGCTTCGTGAGCGGCTGGGCGCAGCGCCCTCCTTCGTCGCCTTCGAGGGTTGGGACACCGTCACTGTCCTGGCTGCGGTGTTGCGTTCCCACGGCACGAACCGGGCGGCCATTGCCGAGTCATGGCCGCGCGTGGCGGTCGAGGGCACTCGCGGGCCCATCCGGTTCTCCCGCACACCAGGCATCAGCGTCTGGCAATGGGCTTGGCCATCCATCCATGTTGTCGATCGGGACCCGGCGGAACCCGACCGTTTCCGGGTGCTCCACACCGGCCAGGAGAGCGCGGGAGTCCGACGGCCACTGCCCGGCCTGGCCGGTCGTTCACATCCGCCCAGCCATGAGTCGCCATGTTGA
- a CDS encoding HAD family hydrolase: MNCMPFDAVLCDLDGVLRLWDPDAMSGLDREYGLAAGTLAATAFRPERLVPAVTGEITDEEWRSAVAEDLAEACGSAERAQALSAAWGLLTGRVDGDVLALLAAARRRVPVVLVSNATTRLEADLAQLGLTDAVDAVVNTARIGVAKPDPRVYQIAAERAGVPVSRCLFIDDTLANVTAATATGMTGLHFQRIQQLRDALAPLLGADLPR; this comes from the coding sequence ATGAACTGCATGCCCTTCGACGCAGTGCTGTGCGACCTCGATGGAGTCCTTCGCCTGTGGGATCCAGACGCGATGTCCGGCCTTGACCGTGAGTACGGGCTTGCGGCCGGAACTCTTGCAGCGACAGCCTTTCGTCCCGAGCGCCTCGTACCTGCCGTCACGGGAGAGATCACGGACGAAGAATGGCGTTCGGCGGTCGCAGAGGACCTTGCCGAGGCATGCGGATCGGCCGAGAGAGCGCAGGCCCTGTCCGCCGCGTGGGGGCTCCTGACCGGCCGGGTCGACGGAGACGTCCTGGCCCTCCTGGCAGCGGCGCGTCGGCGGGTTCCTGTCGTGCTTGTCTCCAATGCCACCACCCGGCTGGAAGCGGACCTCGCCCAGCTGGGGCTGACCGACGCGGTGGACGCCGTAGTGAACACCGCGCGGATCGGTGTGGCCAAGCCCGACCCGCGCGTCTATCAGATCGCCGCCGAACGGGCCGGGGTTCCGGTCTCGCGGTGTCTGTTCATCGACGACACCCTCGCGAACGTCACCGCGGCGACCGCAACCGGCATGACCGGCCTGCACTTCCAGCGGATCCAGCAACTACGTGATGCGCTCGCACCGCTCCTCGGCGCCGACCTGCCACGGTAG
- a CDS encoding lysostaphin resistance A-like protein, whose product MKRANSPERTSPGLFPFLVISFVGAWLTMVPLWLDGLRRTSAEQETPPLAAVCMLLMMVVPALTAFGLTAHRRGAREAVRVLGLLRSTPWRHELRCVAAALTIPLGLTAAGLALSTLAGWYVPAHLPGPGTVAPLVLSALVSVPLYFGEELGWQGYMLPRLVARGRFRGLLLGGAIWGAWHVPMTALGGSYPGHPVVLGIPVAVVTAMLFGTVIATVRLATGSVWAAVAAHVSLNEFALPLTRHVSGELVDPLLAGPLSITTWPASALVVVGIWLTYRRRGGLHAATGGVVVAVSGRTSP is encoded by the coding sequence ATGAAACGAGCGAACTCCCCAGAACGTACGAGCCCCGGGCTCTTCCCCTTCCTCGTGATCAGCTTCGTCGGCGCGTGGCTGACCATGGTCCCCCTGTGGCTCGACGGCCTGCGCCGCACGAGCGCCGAGCAGGAGACGCCGCCACTCGCGGCAGTCTGCATGCTCCTGATGATGGTGGTGCCGGCCCTGACCGCCTTCGGCCTCACGGCACACCGGCGGGGCGCGCGCGAGGCCGTACGTGTCCTGGGCCTCCTGCGGTCCACACCGTGGCGGCACGAACTGCGCTGCGTGGCCGCGGCGCTCACGATCCCGCTCGGCCTCACCGCCGCCGGCCTGGCCCTCTCCACCCTCGCCGGCTGGTACGTCCCCGCGCACCTGCCCGGGCCCGGCACGGTCGCGCCACTCGTGCTGAGCGCGCTGGTGTCCGTACCGCTGTACTTCGGCGAGGAACTCGGCTGGCAGGGCTACATGCTGCCTCGGCTGGTGGCGCGCGGCAGGTTCCGCGGACTGCTGCTCGGCGGGGCGATCTGGGGGGCGTGGCACGTTCCGATGACCGCGCTCGGCGGGAGCTACCCCGGTCATCCGGTGGTGCTGGGGATACCGGTCGCGGTGGTGACCGCGATGCTGTTCGGAACGGTGATCGCGACCGTGCGGCTGGCAACCGGGTCGGTGTGGGCGGCCGTGGCGGCGCACGTTTCGCTCAACGAGTTCGCACTGCCGCTGACCCGCCACGTCTCGGGCGAGCTCGTCGACCCGCTGCTCGCGGGGCCGCTGAGCATCACGACCTGGCCGGCGAGCGCCCTCGTGGTGGTGGGCATCTGGCTGACGTACCGACGCCGCGGCGGGCTCCACGCGGCGACCGGTGGCGTGGTGGTCGCCGTGTCCGGACGTACCTCGCCGTAA